The Rosa chinensis cultivar Old Blush chromosome 7, RchiOBHm-V2, whole genome shotgun sequence DNA segment TCAGGATAGCTAAACCCTGAAGCTAACTTCTTCTGGGTTATGGATTTTATTGCTAGAGTCTATCAGTTATAGAGCTTTGGGATGAGTCGGGCTTTACTTCCTAAGCATATTTCTGCTGTTGTGAAATGTCAAAAGGATCCTCTCAAAGCGCTTGAGATGTTTAATTCGGTGAAGAAGGAAGATGAGTTTAAGCACACATTGTCAACTTACAAGTGTATGATTGAGAAGCTTGGGTTTCATGGGGAGTTTGAAGCCATGGAGCTTGTGCTTGCCGAGATGAGGATGAATATCGATAACAGGTTACTAGAGGGAGTGTACATTGGGGCCATGAGGCATTATGGAAGGAAAGGAAAGATTGAAGAAGCTGTGAATGTGTTTCACCGGATGGATTTTTTTAATTGTGAGCCCTCAGTTCAGTCTTATAATGCAATCATGAATATACTGGTTGAGTATGGGTATTTCAATCAATCCCATAAGGTGTATATGAGGATGAGAGATAACGGGATTACCCCGGATGTGTATACTTATACTATACGAATAAAGTGTTTCTGTAGGACTAGTAGGCCTCATGCTGCATTGAGGCTCCTTAATAACATGCCTTCACAGGGGTGTGAGTTCAATGCTGTTGCATATTGTACAGTCATTAGTGGATTTTATGAAGAGAATTATCGGATAGAGGCATATGAATTGTTTGAAGACATGCTTGGGCAAGGTATATGCCCTGATGTTACCACATTTAATAAGCTTATACATACCCTGTCCAAGAAGGGGGATGTCCAAGAAAGCGAAAAACTTCTCAACAAGGTTCTGAAGAGGGGAGTGTCTCCAAATTTGTTTACACTTAATATATTCATTCAAGGGCTGTGCAAAAGAGGTTCCATTGATGGGGCTGTCAGAATGTTAGATGGTTTTGTGAAGGAAGGTCTGACTCCAGATGTTGTCACGTATAATACATTGATCTTTGGTTTGTGTAAAAACTTCAGGGTTGAGGAAGCAGAGTCCTATCTGCGTAAAATGGTGAACAATGGATTTCAGCCTGATGCCTTTACCTACAACAGTATTGTTGATGGATATTGCAAATTGGGCATGATACAGAAAGCAGAAAAGATTCTCAGTGACGCCATCTTCAAGGGGTTTGTGCCTGATGAGTTCACGTATTGCTCTTTAATTAAGGGGTTTTGCCAGGATGGTGACATAGAACGTGCCATAGCAGTGTTTAAGGAGGCATTGGGCAAGGGTTTAAAGCTTAATATTGTTCTCTTTAACACATTGGTAAAAGGGTTGTCACAGAATGGGCTTATCTTGCAAGCCTTACAATTAATGAATGAGATGTCGGAAAATGGTTGCAGTCCCAATATCTGGACTTACAATTTGGTTATAAATGGGTTGTGCAAGATGGGTTATGTTTCTGATGCCACTAGACTTGTTGATGATGCTATTGCCAAAGGTTACCTTCCTGACATATTTACGTTTAATACAATAATTGATGGTTACTGTAAACAGTTGAATCTGAATAATGCTATCGAGATAATAAATAGCATGTGGAGTCATGGTGTTACTCCTGATGTGATCACATATAATACTGTGTTAAATGGCCTTTGCAAGTCTGCAAAATATGAGGATGTGATGTGCACTTTTCAAGCGATGATGGAGAAAGGGTGTGTTCCTAACATCGTTACGTATAACATACTTGTAGAAAGCCTTTGCAAAGCTAGGAAAGTAAATGAGGCCCTGGACATGCTACAGGAAATTAGGAACAAGGGCTTGACTCCAGATATTGTTTGTTTTGGCACATTGATGAGTGGTTTGTGCAGCAATGGGGATTTGGATGGAGCATACCATCTATTTAGAAGAATGAAAAGGGAATATGATATATCACCTACAACAGCAACATACAATATCATGATCAATGCTTTGTGTGAAAAACTAGAAATGAGTACTGCAGAAAAGCTTTTTTGTGAGATGTGTGACAGTGACAGTAACAGTAACAGTGTGCCGGACTGTTTCACGTACCGTGTCATGATTGATGGTTTCTGCAAAGCAGGAAACAGTGATTCAGGGTGCAATTTCCTTCTGAAAAAGATTGAGAAAGGGTTCGTTCCAGCATTGGTGACATTTGGAAGAGTCCTAAATTGTCTTTGCATGAAGCATAGAGTTCATGAAGCTGTTGGTATCATCCACCTGATGGTCCGCAAAGGCATTGTTCCTGTGGTTGTCAATTCAATATTCGAGGTCGATAAGAAGGAAATAGCAGCACCTAAGATTCTTGTAGAAGATTTATTGAAGAAGGGCCATGTAACTTATTCTGCATATGAGCTTCTATATGATGGAATTAGAGATAAAAAGCTggtcaagaaaacaaagaaaggttCCACACCACTTACTGCAACTCGACAACAAACTAAGTGACTGTTGAAAAGATCCGTTTTTTCATTTAGGTAGCATACTTCTTGATATGGTGTAAAACCTAGTGACTCCAAAAGCTCAAGTAGCAAGCTTTTTTATCAGTGCTCTGGTAGCTTCTAAGAGTAAGTTACTCCTGAGCTATTGCTCTTGTTCATATTTTTATTCTTGAAGCTTAATTTTGTTTTGCATAGTTTGCTTAGATGACTGAAGAATTGCTATTTTCCATTTACAGCCTTATTTGTCATGGACTTTGCAGAGACATTGAGTATTGGCATTTATCTTGTTTTCACGACCAAATTTACACTGGTAACCTTTTATACTTCTTATACGTAATCCCAAGTTAAATGATTTTGAAAATGACTAGATTGCTGTAGCTGGTATGTTACAGGAACTGCCCCAAGAGTGCCATGCTTATAATGACGATAATTTAATTAGCTCCTTTTTGTGCCTCTGTATAACAGGAGGAAGCATGAGGTTGGTTATTCTGGCTTTAGTCTTCTTGTTCTGTTTCTTAATTTTCGGATTTTTAGCTGTGCATAATTATTTTTCCATCATGATTTTCACATGTTTTTCATTGCTGAATCCTGGTTCTCTCATGGACGATCTTACGAAAGTATCATGATCCTCATCTGTTATTTCAGGTTTTAATTCAGAATGTGTTGGCTGTCATGCAGGAAATTAATGACAGAAGAAAAATGAGAGTATGTGAAATTATGTGGCCTTTGGTTTTGGTTCCAAATCTATTGTCTGGTTCTTTGAGCAAGCACATCATGCAGGATCTTTTTGGTGAGACTACTCTTTATTGGATCCACATGCTCTATCTTATTATGAGTATGTCGGAGAAGTTATGATTATGTATATGAGCGTATTACAGAGTTCACAACAGGGAATACAATATTTGCTTAAAGCCTGCCATGCTAGCAGGAAGGTCCGAGAATATGGTGTCCGTGAGTTAATCATGTTTCTGGACAGAGGAGAAGTGCAGGAGGATCCAAAGACAGGCTTGTGATCATAAAGAATGATGAGTCAATTGTTAAAAAGGAAATCTCCTTGTGACAGGATATACAAAATGgtagttgagacttgagagaagTTCAATTATCATCGGAGTGAATGCTGATTCtccatcgaaaaaaaaaaaagacggaTTGAATGTCGATTTTCATTCTAGACACAGTAGAAGcaatcaaaaatctcaacacgTTGCAGTCGAAGCCTCTCGCCGCTCAAACTTCACCGTTAACCGTCGCTTAATTAATGAACTTGCTAGACCACCTTCTTCCAGGAGCCGGCTCTAGTGTTACACTTCTGCATGAGAGTGCAATGTTCCTTTAAATAATCAAATGAATGATCAATAAGAAAGTCTACGTTTCCTTCCAAAGTTTCTCAATGATTGGTCTCCATGACTTCCTTCACTACCATAATTTTTCACCCAAAGCTTGTCTTTGCCAAAGTCGCAtgttgttgtttttcaccaaaatttcttTCTCCACCATCAAATAATGATTCTTAAGCACTTCTCGAACTGACGCAACTCAAAAATTATCATGCACGTTTATTTCACAAATTTCAAAGTAAGATTATAATAAAATTTCTTTGAGGTTTCGTTATTCCGTTAATTGAAATAAGTTCTGAAAATCATGCTCTACTAATGGTGAAAACCGTGAGATTATGGTaccagaaaaattaaaaaaaaagaagaagaagaagaagaaggtgttAATATGATTGAGAATGTTTAGaacaaaaccctagaaatgtCGAACAGCTTTGTAACATTCTAAATCTTGTTAACACCTTTTTTTGACATGAAATGAACATGACCTCTTCGGCTTAaccatgttttattttttaacataTTTAAACAGTGTCAGTGGCATCCAAAGAACTGTAAAGTTTGCCtgtaattaattaaagaaaaattaaaaagaaataagtTAAATAAGATTCAATTAATCATTTCACCATCGATGCCTCAAAATGGTCGGAATACAGAGAATGTAAAAAGGATGATATTTTCCTTGACACTACAGTAGATCAATACGTGTATCACCATAATTGAAAAATGAGCCACTCTAAATGGGTTCAATATTTATGGGCTCATGCATAACTATTGGGCTAGCACACTAAAGGTTGGTTGAAGGAATGATCTCTATATAAGGGTTAAGATTGATGTAAAATGTAGAACAGTAAGAGAGAAAAAGTTCTGAAACTCAAAGCACAACGTTTGTTGAGTTTTGTTTATCTGTTCTTGTTTCATTTGCCactgcaaattaatcaaatcattTAAGTTGTGGTTTGGATTATTTTGTTTAAATACAAAATAGAAGCAATCAAAAATCTCAACGCATTGCAGTCGACGCCTCTCGCTGCTCAAACTTCACCGTCAACCGTCGCCTAATTAATGAACTTGCTAGACAACCA contains these protein-coding regions:
- the LOC112178883 gene encoding putative pentatricopeptide repeat-containing protein At1g74580; its protein translation is MSRALLPKHISAVVKCQKDPLKALEMFNSVKKEDEFKHTLSTYKCMIEKLGFHGEFEAMELVLAEMRMNIDNRLLEGVYIGAMRHYGRKGKIEEAVNVFHRMDFFNCEPSVQSYNAIMNILVEYGYFNQSHKVYMRMRDNGITPDVYTYTIRIKCFCRTSRPHAALRLLNNMPSQGCEFNAVAYCTVISGFYEENYRIEAYELFEDMLGQGICPDVTTFNKLIHTLSKKGDVQESEKLLNKVLKRGVSPNLFTLNIFIQGLCKRGSIDGAVRMLDGFVKEGLTPDVVTYNTLIFGLCKNFRVEEAESYLRKMVNNGFQPDAFTYNSIVDGYCKLGMIQKAEKILSDAIFKGFVPDEFTYCSLIKGFCQDGDIERAIAVFKEALGKGLKLNIVLFNTLVKGLSQNGLILQALQLMNEMSENGCSPNIWTYNLVINGLCKMGYVSDATRLVDDAIAKGYLPDIFTFNTIIDGYCKQLNLNNAIEIINSMWSHGVTPDVITYNTVLNGLCKSAKYEDVMCTFQAMMEKGCVPNIVTYNILVESLCKARKVNEALDMLQEIRNKGLTPDIVCFGTLMSGLCSNGDLDGAYHLFRRMKREYDISPTTATYNIMINALCEKLEMSTAEKLFCEMCDSDSNSNSVPDCFTYRVMIDGFCKAGNSDSGCNFLLKKIEKGFVPALVTFGRVLNCLCMKHRVHEAVGIIHLMVRKGIVPVVVNSIFEVDKKEIAAPKILVEDLLKKGHVTYSAYELLYDGIRDKKLVKKTKKGSTPLTATRQQTK